A genomic window from Streptomyces sp. NBC_01429 includes:
- a CDS encoding sugar ABC transporter ATP-binding protein produces the protein MAPTPPTTPLLTMSGITKTFPGVRALDGVDLEVEAGEVHCLLGQNGAGKSTLIKVLAGAHQPDDGVINWRGDEVTLKSPIAAMRLGIATIYQELDLVEGLSVAENVFLGHEPTTAGFVVRGREARSAATGLLARLGHPEILAHQLVGSLSAAQQQIVSMARALSHDVRLIVMDEPSAALDPDEVDNLFRTVATLTADGVAVIYISHRLEEIRRIGDRVTVIKDGRTVAVALPAKQTPTRDVVALMTGRNVEYVFPERPAAPAEGAPRPEPVLRVEGLSREGEFAPLDLELRPGEIVGLAGLVGSGRSEILETVYGARKATSGRVLVNGAPLRPGSVRAAVRAGLGLAPEERKAQGLLMLESVTRNVSVSSLPRFARAGWVDRAAERTAAREATRELSLRPDNPDARIRTLSGGNQQKAVLARWLLRGCRVLLLDEPTRGVDVGARAELYAVIRRLADEGLAVLLVSSEVPEVLGLADRVLVLREGRVVHRAPARELDEHRVLDLVMEGSPTP, from the coding sequence ATGGCACCCACACCACCCACGACCCCGCTGCTCACCATGTCCGGCATCACCAAGACCTTCCCCGGTGTCCGCGCCCTCGACGGTGTGGACCTGGAGGTCGAGGCGGGAGAGGTCCACTGTCTGCTCGGCCAGAACGGCGCCGGGAAGTCCACACTCATCAAGGTGCTCGCCGGGGCCCACCAGCCCGACGACGGTGTGATCAACTGGCGCGGCGACGAGGTCACACTGAAGTCGCCCATCGCCGCGATGCGGCTCGGCATCGCCACCATCTATCAGGAACTCGACCTGGTCGAGGGCCTGTCGGTGGCCGAGAACGTCTTCCTCGGACACGAACCGACCACCGCCGGATTCGTCGTACGGGGCCGGGAGGCGAGGAGCGCGGCGACCGGGCTGCTGGCGCGCCTCGGCCACCCGGAGATCCTGGCCCACCAGCTCGTCGGCTCGCTCTCCGCCGCGCAGCAGCAGATCGTCTCGATGGCCCGCGCGCTCTCCCACGACGTAAGGCTCATCGTGATGGACGAGCCGTCCGCGGCCCTCGACCCCGACGAGGTCGACAATCTCTTCCGTACGGTCGCCACCCTCACCGCCGACGGTGTGGCCGTCATCTACATCTCCCACCGGCTGGAGGAGATCCGGCGCATCGGTGACCGGGTGACCGTCATCAAGGACGGCCGGACCGTCGCCGTCGCGCTCCCCGCGAAGCAGACCCCGACCCGTGACGTCGTCGCGCTGATGACCGGCAGGAACGTCGAGTACGTCTTCCCCGAGCGGCCCGCCGCGCCCGCCGAGGGGGCGCCGCGGCCCGAACCCGTACTGCGGGTCGAAGGGCTCTCCAGGGAAGGGGAGTTCGCCCCCCTCGACCTCGAACTGCGGCCCGGCGAGATCGTCGGCCTGGCCGGGCTCGTCGGGTCGGGGCGCTCCGAGATCCTGGAGACGGTGTACGGCGCGCGCAAGGCCACCTCGGGCCGCGTCCTGGTCAACGGCGCCCCGCTGCGGCCCGGCAGCGTCCGCGCCGCCGTGCGCGCCGGACTCGGGCTCGCGCCCGAGGAGCGCAAGGCCCAGGGGCTGCTGATGCTCGAATCGGTCACCCGCAACGTGTCGGTGTCCTCGCTGCCCCGTTTCGCCCGGGCCGGCTGGGTCGACCGCGCGGCCGAGCGCACCGCGGCCCGCGAGGCGACCAGGGAACTCTCGCTGCGCCCCGACAACCCGGACGCCCGGATCCGTACCCTCTCCGGCGGCAACCAGCAGAAGGCGGTGCTCGCGCGCTGGCTGCTGCGCGGCTGCCGGGTACTGCTGCTCGACGAACCGACGCGCGGTGTCGACGTGGGCGCCCGTGCCGAGCTGTACGCCGTGATCCGGCGGCTGGCCGACGAGGGGCTCGCCGTACTGCTCGTCTCCAGCGAGGTCCCCGAAGTGCTGGGCCTCGCCGACCGGGTGCTGGTCCTGCGCGAAGGGCGGGTCGTCCACCGGGCGCCGGCGCGGGAGCTGGACGAGCACCGAGTCCTCGATCTTGTGATGGAAGGGAGCCCGACACCATGA
- a CDS encoding ROK family transcriptional regulator has protein sequence MTARPANAHQARLLRLLRDGGPNSRAQLGDQVDLSRSKLAVEVDRLLETGLVVADGLAASRGGRRSHNIRLAPALRFLGVDIGATSIDVAVTNAELEVLGHLNHPMDVREGPVAVFEQVLALAAKLKVSGLAEGFDGAGIGVPGPVRFPEGIPVAPPIMPGWDGFPVREALSQELGCPVMVDNDVNLMAMGEQHAGVARSVDDFLCVKIGTGIGCGIVVGGDVYRGTTGSAGDIGHIQVEADGRACACGNKGCLEAYFSGAALARDAEAAAREGRSPELAALLESAGRLTAVDVSAAAAAGDPAALDLIRAGGNRVGQVIAGLVSFFNPGLVVIGGGVTGLGHTLLASVRTQVYRQSLPLATGNLPIVLGELGPTAGVTGAARLISDHLFSPA, from the coding sequence ATGACGGCACGACCTGCCAACGCGCACCAGGCGCGACTGCTCCGGCTGTTGCGCGACGGTGGTCCCAACTCCCGTGCACAGCTCGGTGATCAGGTGGACCTCTCCCGCTCGAAGCTCGCCGTCGAGGTGGACCGGCTGCTGGAGACCGGCCTGGTGGTCGCGGACGGACTCGCCGCATCGCGCGGCGGCCGGCGCTCCCACAACATCCGGCTCGCGCCCGCCCTGCGCTTTCTCGGCGTCGACATAGGCGCCACCTCCATCGACGTGGCCGTGACCAACGCGGAGCTGGAGGTGCTGGGACATCTCAACCACCCCATGGATGTCCGCGAAGGACCGGTCGCCGTCTTCGAGCAGGTGCTCGCGCTGGCGGCCAAGCTCAAGGTCTCCGGTCTCGCCGAGGGGTTCGACGGAGCGGGCATCGGGGTCCCGGGCCCGGTCCGCTTCCCCGAGGGCATCCCGGTCGCCCCGCCGATCATGCCGGGCTGGGACGGTTTTCCGGTCCGGGAGGCGCTCAGCCAGGAGCTGGGCTGCCCGGTCATGGTCGACAACGACGTGAACCTGATGGCGATGGGGGAGCAGCACGCGGGCGTCGCCCGCTCCGTGGACGACTTCCTCTGCGTCAAGATCGGTACCGGTATCGGCTGCGGCATCGTCGTCGGCGGCGATGTCTACCGGGGCACGACCGGCAGCGCCGGCGACATCGGCCATATCCAGGTCGAGGCCGACGGCCGTGCCTGTGCCTGCGGCAACAAGGGCTGCCTGGAGGCGTACTTCAGCGGCGCCGCGCTCGCCCGCGACGCCGAGGCGGCGGCCCGCGAGGGCCGTTCGCCCGAACTGGCCGCGCTGCTGGAGTCCGCGGGCCGGCTCACGGCCGTGGACGTCTCGGCCGCCGCGGCGGCCGGTGACCCCGCCGCCCTCGACCTCATCCGGGCGGGCGGGAACCGCGTCGGCCAGGTCATCGCCGGACTCGTCAGCTTCTTCAACCCGGGGCTCGTGGTGATCGGCGGCGGGGTGACCGGCCTCGGCCACACCCTGCTGGCGAGCGTCAGGACCCAGGTCTACCGGCAGTCGCTGCCGCTGGCCACCGGCAATCTCCCCATCGTCCTGGGGGAGTTGGGCCCGACCGCCGGAGTCACCGGCGCGGCCCGGCTCATCAGCGACCACCTCTTCTCGCCGGCCTGA